A region from the Phaenicophaeus curvirostris isolate KB17595 chromosome 3, BPBGC_Pcur_1.0, whole genome shotgun sequence genome encodes:
- the DSEL gene encoding dermatan-sulfate epimerase-like protein, producing the protein MALMFTGHTLFLALMMFAVFTFEESVSNYSDWVTFMENVDQYEKQQLEGLSSEQKLEKTVLHPSLYFDAEDVPALRQKARTSHSHLFRAIRSAVAVMLSNPLYYLPPPKHVDFAAKWNEIYGNNLPTLAFYCLLCPEDKAAFDFALEYMDRMSGYKNWLVENAPGDEVPLGHSLTGFATAFDFLYNSLENERRQKYLEKIWSVSEEMYEYSKIRSWGKQLLHNHQATNMLALLIGALVAGVDKGNQANIWKHAVVDVMEKTMFLLNHIVDGSLDEGVAYGSYTAKSVTQYVFLAQRHFGINNLDNNWLKMHFWFYYATLLPGFQRTVGIADSNYNWFYGPESQLVFLDKFIMKNGAGNWLAQQIRKHRPKDGPMVPSTAQRWSTLHTEFIWYAAEIAPQPPPDYGTAKMHVFPNWGVVTYGAGLPNSQTNTFVSFKSGKLGGRAVYDIVHFQPYAWIDGWRSFNPGHEHPDQNSFTFAPNGQVFVSEALYGPKLSHLNNVLVFAPSPTSQCNQPWEGQLGECAQWLKWIGDEVGDSTGEIITASQAGDMMFVSGEAVSAYTSAMKLKSVYRVLLLLNSQTLLVVDHIEKEEDSPVNSVSAFFHNLDIDFKYIPYKFKNKYNGAMMDVWDAHYKMFWFDHHGSSPVARIQEAEQAAEFKKRWTQFVNVTFPMKNTLTRIVYLFYGPYVNVSNCRLIDNAKSGFQISLNVNNTENTISVVTEYQNLKTRFDYLGFGGFAKVVRENTVTKFGVGTEPVEKQIQNRRVIFPFGFKVNIIAGLVLGVSLIILAFHWRFYVSFSKILRWILILVVTLWIIELVDVWSVCTQPICAKWNGDVTRLEHDKGNKAKQLEGDAVVLPDVIITSLPASGAEILKQLFFNSSDFLYIRIPTPYLEIPEIEFGINSFVDPCEWKVSDVQNGRFRLIQGWLQSLVRDTKLHLQNIHLYEVSKSKVAQHSAMSKDKKKRSKKRESLSEQRSRIRGSQDKDAEYIRELRRRLNYYPNARPVLSLSSGSWTLKLPFFQEILGPSTRALYVVRDPRAWIYSMLYKNKPSLYSLKNVPQHLAAMFKVENGKGKCSLNEGYAFEYESLRKELSNSNSNAVSILSHLWLANTAAALRINGDLLPTNYQLVKFEDVVSFPQKTAETIFAFLGIPLSPASLNQILFATSTSLFYLPYEGEISPSSIHAWKRNMPNEEIRQIEDICCSLMDHLGYPKFVE; encoded by the coding sequence ATGGCTCTGATGTTCACGGGGCATACTTTATTTCTAGCATTAATGATGTTTGCTGTCTTCACTTTTGAAGAATCTGTGAGCAATTACTCTGATTGGGTGACTTTCATGGAAAATGTAGATCAGTATGAAAAACAGCAGCTTGAAGGTCTTAGTTCTGAGCAGAAGCTGGAAAAAACAGTTCTTCATCCAAGCTTGTATTTCGATGCTGAAGATGTCCCAGCACTAAGGCAGAAGGCTCGTACAAGCCATTCTCATCTGTTTAGAGCCATTAGAAGTGCAGTGGCGGTTATGCTATCTAATCCATTATACTACCTACCTCCACCCAAGCACGTTGATTTTGCTGCAAAGTGGAATGAGATTTACGGGAACAATCTGCCAACTCTAGCGTTTTACTGTTTGCTATGCCCCGAAGATAAAGCCGCGTTTGATTTTGCCCTAGAATATATGGATAGGATGTCTGGCTACAAAAACTGGTTGGTTGAGAACGCGCCTGGCGATGAAGTGCCGCTCGGTCACTCCCTAACAGGATTTGCCACTGCTTTTGACTTCCTGTATAATTCACTGGAAAATGAGAGAAGGCAGAAATACCTGGAGAAGATATGGTCTGTGAGTGAGGAGATGTATGAGTACTCAAAGATTCGTTCCTGGGGAAAGCAGCTTCTCCATAATCACCAAGCAACCAATATGCTTGCTTTGCTTATTGGGGCTTTAGTTGCAGGGGTGGACAAAGGAAATCAGGCAAATATTTGGAAACACGCTGTTGTTGATGTGATGGAGAAAACAATGTTTCTGCTCAATCATATTGTAGATGGGTCTCTGGATGAGGGAGTGGCTTATGGGAGTTACACAGCCAAGTCAGTAACCCAGTATGTTTTCCTGGCCCAGCGCCACTTTGGTATTAACAACTTGGATAATAACTGGCTCAAAATGCACTTTTGGTTTTACTATGCCACCCTCTTACCGGGCTTTCAGAGGACTGTGGGCATAGCAGATTCTAATTACAACTGGTTTTATGGTCCTGAGAGCCAACTGGTTTTCTTGGATAAGTTTATCATGAAGAATGGAGCTGGAAACTGGCTGGCACAGCAGATTAGAAAACATAGACCCAAGGACGGGCCAATGGTGCCGTCCACTGCGCAGAGGTGGAGCACACTGCACACTGAGTTTATATGGTATGCTGCTGAAATCGCTCCTCAGCCACCTCCTGACTATGGTACTGCTAAAATGCATGTGTTTCCTAACTGGGGAGTGGTCACTTACGGGGCTGGATTGCCAAACAGTCAGACAAACACTTTCGTGTCCTTTAAGTCTGGGAAACTTGGTGGACGTGCTGTCTACGATATTGTTCACTTTCAACCATATGCCTGGATTGATGGGTGGAGAAGTTTCAATCCGGGACATGAACATCCTGATCAGAACTCTTTCACTTTTGCTCCCAATGGGCAGGTGTTCGTATCTGAAGCTCTTTATGGACCTAAACTTAGCCACCTGAACAATGTCTTGGTCTTTGCTCCATCTCCTACGAGCCAGTGCAACCAGCCTTGGGAGGGACAGCTTGGTGAGTGTGCCCAGTGGCTGAAGTGGATTGGTGATGAGGTTGGTGACTCCACTGGAGAAATTATAACAGCCTCTCAGGCTGGGGACATGATGTTTGTGAGTGGTGAGGCGGTATCTGCTTACACATCAGCAATGAAGTTGAAAAGTGTGTATCGTGTCTTGCTGCTCTTAAATTCTCAGACACTATTAGTAGTAGACCATATTGAGAAGGAGGAAGACTCTCCTGTTAATTCTGTCAGTGCCTTTTTTCATAACCTTGACATTGATTTTAAGTACATACCGTATAAATTTAAGAACAAATACAATGGAGCTATGATGGATGTGTGGGATGCCCACTACAAGATGTTTTGGTTTGATCATCATGGGAGTAGTCCTGTTGCTAGGATACAGGAGGCAGAACAAGCTGCTGAATTCAAAAAACGATGGACTCAGTTTGTAAATGTTACCTTTCCAATGAAAAACACGCTTACAAGGATTGTTTACCTTTTCTACGGCCCATATGTCAATGTTTCTAACTGCAGACTCATAGACAATGCAAAATCTGGATTTCAGATTTCACTCAACGTCAACAACACTGAAAATACCATCTCTGTTGTGACTGAATATCAGAACTTAAAGACAAGATTCGATTACTTGGGATTTGGTGGTTTTGCCAAAGTAGTCCGTGAAAACACAGTGACCAAGTTTGGCGTAGGTACTGAACCTgtggaaaaacaaatacaaaataggAGGGTAATTTTCCCATTTGGATTCAAAGTAAACATAATTGCAGGGTTAGTTTTGGGTGTTAGTTTGATCATACTGGCTTTTCATTGGCGGTTTTACGTATCCTTCAGTAAAATATTGCGTTGGATCCTGATACTGGTTGTTACACTGTGGATTATCGAATTGGTGGATGTGTGGAGCGTGTGTACTCAGCCCATCTGTGCAAAATGGAATGGTGACGTGACAAGACTAGAACACGATAAAGGCAATAAAGCCAAACAATTAGAAGGAGACGCTGTTGTTTTACCAGATGTTATCATTACTTCACTTCCCGCTTCTGGtgcagaaattttaaaacagctgtttttcaatagcagtGATTTCTTATACATCAGGATACCTACACCCTATCTTGAAATTCCTGAAATTGAATTTGGAATTAATTCCTTTGTAGATCCATGTGAATGGAAGGTTTCTGATGTCCAGAATGGTCGTTTTCGTCTTATCCAAGGGTGGCTTCAATCTCTAGTTCGAGACACAAAGTTACATTTACAAAACATTCATTTATATGAAGTCAGCAAAAGTAAAGTTGCTCAGCATTCTGCCATGAgcaaggacaaaaagaaaagatccAAAAAGAGAGAATCTTTGTCAGAGCAAAGAAGCAGGATAAGAGGGAGTCAAGATAAAGATGCTGAATATATTAGGGAGCTGAGAAGACGTCTCAATTATTATCCGAATGCACGACCTGTGCTGAGTTTAAGTAGTGGGAGCTGGACATTAAAGCTTCCCTTCTTTCAGGAAATCCTAGGACCGTCAACGAGAGCATTATATGTAGTAAGGGACCCACGGGCGTGGATCTATTCAATGTTGTACAAAAATAAACCCAGCCTTTATTCCTTGAAAAATGTTCCACAACACTTGGCTGCAATGTTTAAAGTGGAGAATGGTAAAGGAAAATGTAGTTTAAATGAAGGCTATGCCTTTGAGTATGAATCATTAAGAAAAGAACTTTCAAATTCAAATTCAAATGCTGTTTCTATATTGTCCCATTTATGGCtagcaaacacagcagcagcactgagaaTAAATGGGGACTTGCTGCCAACAAACTATCAGCTGGTCAAGTTTGAAGATGTTGTGAGCTTTCCTCAGAAAACGGCTGAAAcaatttttgcctttcttgGTATTCCTCTTTCTCCTGCTAGCTTAAACCAAATATTATTTGCCACTTCCACCAGTCTTTTCTATCTTCCATATGAAGGGGAAATTTCACCAAGTAGCATTCATGCCTGGAAACGAAACATGCCCAATGAAGAGATTAGACAGATTGAAGATATCTGTTGTTCTCTAATGGACCACTTAGGATACCCAAAGTTTGTAGAATAA